In Archangium violaceum, the following are encoded in one genomic region:
- a CDS encoding general secretion pathway protein GspE: MAQIKLGELLIKANVLQESQLKAALAEQAKWGGKLGEILVRMNLVSEDILVRALSKQLAIPAVNLDAVKEIAPHVLNRVPVQTARDFSVLPLQLRDDGKTLVVAISDPLNVRQLDELRAITKCRIVPNVAGRTAIARAMARFYEDQGELADADTNFKVVDAQGRTVVKHMDVPGGGAPAAAPAPTPAPMPINPSREVPSVRGGGSPVELLRSVEEVQRKEVAALKAMVELLIEKGVFTRDEYLAKVKR; encoded by the coding sequence ATGGCACAGATCAAGCTCGGTGAACTGCTGATCAAGGCGAACGTGCTCCAGGAGAGCCAGCTCAAGGCCGCGTTGGCGGAGCAGGCGAAGTGGGGCGGAAAGCTGGGAGAGATCCTGGTCCGGATGAACCTCGTGTCCGAGGACATCCTGGTCCGGGCCCTGTCCAAGCAGCTCGCCATCCCCGCGGTGAACCTGGACGCGGTGAAGGAGATCGCGCCGCACGTGCTCAACCGCGTGCCGGTGCAGACGGCGCGGGACTTCTCGGTGCTGCCGCTGCAACTGCGCGACGACGGGAAGACGCTGGTGGTGGCGATCTCGGACCCGCTCAACGTGCGGCAGTTGGACGAGCTGCGCGCCATCACCAAGTGCCGCATCGTGCCCAACGTGGCCGGGCGCACGGCGATCGCGCGGGCCATGGCGCGCTTCTACGAGGACCAGGGCGAGCTGGCGGACGCGGACACCAACTTCAAGGTGGTGGACGCCCAGGGCCGCACGGTCGTCAAGCACATGGACGTCCCGGGTGGGGGCGCCCCCGCGGCGGCTCCGGCGCCGACTCCGGCTCCCATGCCGATCAACCCGTCGCGCGAGGTGCCGTCGGTGCGTGGCGGCGGCAGCCCGGTGGAGCTGCTGCGCAGCGTGGAGGAGGTGCAGCGCAAGGAGGTGGCGGCCCTCAAGGCCATGGTGGAGCTGCTCATCGAGAAGGGCGTCTTCACCCGCGACGAGTACCTGGCGAAGGTCAAGCGGTAG
- a CDS encoding general secretion pathway protein GspE has product MRKKIGELLIESGAVSQEQVRKALGQQRAYGHGRRLGSVIITLGFASPAAVARALAHQFSLPFVELPEVAEHVRSIVSLDFQAEHRIVPFRLEREGRSERLHVAVDDPSDLSIVDELSFQLNKPIRVHVAAEDDLDRSLDLVRGQVVDPLALGEDSGEALELENSVGMVAGSWQGQAPRAASQSAAALLDWELPPAPPLPLLAEDDDITLITPRSALKPKPPAPPPFDEEDDEITLITPRAPVKSKASAAPPPPPPQESEDVLDELLGEPEPEPKGRPAPPMLSAPPVLTPTPATPAKGVPVVVFGGAAQGLPQPPPPPDLSDISEEDLKVLEEIERIADGDESTLHTEKVKPARMVASLIRLLIRKRVIHEEEFLEELSRK; this is encoded by the coding sequence ATGCGCAAGAAGATCGGCGAGCTCCTCATCGAGTCCGGAGCTGTCAGTCAGGAGCAGGTCCGCAAGGCGCTCGGCCAGCAGCGGGCCTATGGGCACGGCCGGCGGCTGGGCTCGGTCATCATCACCCTGGGCTTCGCCTCTCCCGCGGCGGTGGCCCGGGCCCTGGCGCACCAGTTCAGCCTGCCCTTCGTGGAGCTTCCCGAGGTTGCCGAGCACGTGCGCTCGATCGTCTCGCTCGACTTCCAGGCCGAGCACCGCATCGTCCCGTTCCGGCTCGAGCGGGAAGGGAGGAGCGAGCGGTTGCACGTGGCGGTGGATGATCCCTCGGACCTGTCCATCGTGGACGAGCTGAGCTTCCAGCTCAACAAGCCCATCCGGGTGCACGTGGCCGCCGAGGACGACCTCGATCGCTCGCTGGACCTCGTGCGGGGCCAGGTGGTGGATCCCCTCGCGTTGGGCGAGGACTCAGGTGAGGCGCTGGAGCTGGAGAACAGCGTCGGCATGGTGGCGGGGAGCTGGCAGGGTCAGGCCCCGAGGGCCGCGTCGCAGTCCGCCGCGGCCCTGCTCGACTGGGAGCTGCCGCCGGCCCCGCCCCTCCCGCTGCTCGCGGAAGACGACGACATCACGCTCATCACCCCGAGGTCCGCCTTGAAGCCAAAGCCCCCGGCACCGCCACCGTTCGATGAGGAGGACGATGAAATCACCCTCATCACGCCTCGGGCCCCGGTGAAGTCGAAGGCCTCCGCGGCCCCGCCGCCTCCTCCTCCGCAGGAGAGCGAGGATGTCCTCGACGAGCTGCTCGGCGAGCCCGAGCCCGAGCCCAAGGGCCGGCCCGCCCCGCCCATGCTGTCGGCCCCGCCCGTGTTGACTCCCACGCCCGCCACACCCGCCAAGGGGGTGCCGGTGGTCGTCTTCGGCGGTGCCGCCCAGGGTCTGCCGCAGCCGCCTCCGCCTCCGGATCTCTCCGACATCTCCGAAGAGGACCTGAAGGTGCTCGAGGAGATCGAGCGGATCGCGGATGGGGACGAGTCGACGCTGCACACGGAGAAGGTGAAGCCCGCGCGCATGGTGGCCAGCCTCATCCGCCTGCTCATCCGCAAGCGCGTCATCCACGAGGAGGAGTTCCTGGAGGAGCTGTCCCGGAAGTGA
- a CDS encoding ABC transporter ATP-binding protein has translation MSEPLLDVRGLKTQLSLEEGPVLAVDDVSFSIPPGGTLGVVGESGCGKSLTALSVMRLVPEPPGRVVGGQIRFQGEDLLALPEGKMRRVRGRHLSMVFQEPMTSLNPVYTVGEQIAEGVRLHQGLSRSAAREHAVEMLRQVGIPAPEQRVDGYPHQLSGGMRQRVMIAMALACGPELLIADEPTTALDVTIQAQILELLKRLQAERHMAVMLITHDLGVVAESCDAVVVMYAGRVVERAPVKALFRQPAHPYTAGLLRSIPALHEAGAAGERPRLKTIPGMVPSLRRLPGGCRFRDRCERALDICARVEPALEPKRDGQEAACHNPVPAP, from the coding sequence ATGTCCGAGCCCCTCCTCGACGTCCGTGGCCTGAAGACCCAGCTCTCCCTGGAGGAGGGCCCGGTGCTGGCCGTGGACGACGTGTCCTTCTCCATCCCGCCCGGAGGCACGTTGGGGGTGGTGGGGGAGAGCGGCTGTGGCAAGAGCCTCACCGCGCTCTCGGTGATGCGGCTGGTGCCGGAGCCGCCCGGCCGGGTGGTGGGCGGGCAGATCCGCTTCCAGGGGGAGGACCTGCTCGCGCTCCCCGAGGGGAAGATGCGTCGCGTCCGGGGGCGTCACCTCTCCATGGTCTTCCAGGAGCCGATGACCTCGCTCAACCCCGTCTACACGGTGGGCGAGCAGATCGCCGAGGGCGTGCGGCTGCACCAGGGCCTGTCGCGCTCCGCCGCGCGGGAGCACGCGGTGGAGATGTTGCGGCAGGTGGGAATCCCCGCCCCCGAGCAGCGCGTGGATGGCTATCCGCACCAGCTCTCGGGAGGCATGCGGCAGCGGGTGATGATCGCCATGGCGCTCGCGTGTGGCCCGGAGCTGCTCATCGCGGACGAGCCCACCACGGCGCTGGATGTCACCATCCAGGCGCAGATCCTCGAGCTGTTGAAGCGGCTCCAGGCCGAGCGCCACATGGCGGTGATGTTGATCACCCATGACCTGGGGGTGGTGGCCGAGAGCTGTGACGCGGTGGTGGTGATGTACGCGGGCCGAGTGGTGGAGCGGGCGCCGGTGAAGGCGCTGTTCCGCCAGCCGGCGCACCCGTACACGGCGGGGCTGCTGCGCTCCATCCCCGCGCTCCACGAGGCGGGGGCGGCGGGGGAGCGCCCGCGGCTGAAGACGATTCCGGGCATGGTGCCGAGCCTCCGCCGGCTGCCCGGGGGCTGCCGCTTCCGCGACCGTTGTGAGCGCGCGTTGGACATCTGCGCGAGGGTGGAGCCGGCGCTGGAGCCCAAGCGCGATGGCCAGGAGGCCGCGTGTCACAACCCGGTGCCCGCGCCATGA
- a CDS encoding ABC transporter ATP-binding protein: MTEPLLRVRELKTHFPVRGGLLGSVRGTVKAVDGVGFDVRRGETLGLVGESGCGKSTLGRTLLRLVEPTEGSIRFEGLELTGLSQRELRPLRRRMQLVFQDPYASLNPRMSVREILGEPFAIHGLARGREREAKVAELLDLMGLPRDALDRYPHEFSGGQRQRIGIARAIALRPDLVVADEPISALDVSIQAQIVNLLVDLQRELGLTYVFIAHDLKIVEYVSTRVAVMYLGRIVELADAADLYRRPRHPYTQALLSAVPVPDPERKRTRIILQGDVPSPLAPPPGCTFHPRCPYAMERCRRETPPLYTLDNGHTSACFLVEEDARRVTPGGPEAGAPPVSGG; this comes from the coding sequence ATGACCGAGCCCCTGCTGCGAGTGAGAGAGCTGAAGACGCACTTCCCGGTGCGAGGGGGGTTGCTGGGGAGCGTGCGGGGCACGGTGAAGGCGGTGGACGGGGTGGGGTTCGACGTGCGTCGCGGCGAGACGCTCGGCCTGGTGGGCGAGAGCGGCTGCGGCAAGAGCACCCTGGGGCGCACGCTGCTGCGGCTGGTGGAGCCCACCGAGGGCTCCATCCGCTTCGAGGGGCTCGAGCTGACGGGCCTCTCCCAGCGTGAGCTGCGTCCCCTGCGGCGGCGGATGCAGCTCGTCTTCCAGGATCCGTACGCCTCGCTCAACCCGCGCATGTCGGTGCGGGAGATATTGGGCGAGCCCTTCGCCATCCACGGGTTGGCGCGTGGCCGCGAGCGCGAGGCGAAGGTGGCCGAGCTGTTGGACCTCATGGGCCTGCCGCGCGATGCACTGGACCGCTATCCGCACGAGTTCTCGGGTGGCCAGCGCCAGCGCATCGGCATCGCCCGGGCGATCGCGCTGAGGCCGGACCTGGTCGTCGCCGACGAGCCCATCAGCGCGCTGGACGTCTCCATCCAGGCGCAGATCGTCAACCTGCTGGTGGACCTGCAGCGCGAGCTGGGGCTCACCTACGTTTTCATCGCGCACGACCTGAAGATCGTCGAGTACGTCTCCACCCGCGTGGCGGTGATGTACCTGGGCCGGATCGTGGAGCTGGCGGACGCGGCGGACCTCTACCGGAGGCCGAGGCACCCGTACACCCAGGCGCTGCTGTCGGCGGTGCCGGTGCCGGACCCCGAGCGCAAGCGGACGCGCATCATCCTCCAGGGGGACGTGCCGTCACCGCTCGCGCCGCCGCCTGGATGCACCTTCCACCCTCGCTGCCCGTACGCCATGGAGAGGTGCCGGCGAGAAACGCCGCCGCTCTACACGTTGGACAACGGGCACACGTCCGCGTGCTTTCTGGTGGAGGAAGACGCGCGGCGGGTCACCCCGGGCGGGCCGGAAGCGGGCGCTCCACCGGTCTCGGGAGGGTAG
- a CDS encoding DUF2085 domain-containing protein produces MFWLSHHHAEEYNRTYLLGGVRVCARCLGTYPVLLAVMVGLFKARAPLAWHWDVPVVLGLTLPALVDWAVGRFRPASGSNAVRTLTGVLLGVALGRSLFIHVQRPLPAALLWQAGLVAVVALPVLFATSRGPRNE; encoded by the coding sequence GTGTTCTGGCTCAGCCATCATCACGCGGAGGAGTACAACCGCACGTACCTGCTCGGCGGGGTGCGGGTGTGCGCGCGCTGTCTGGGGACGTACCCGGTGCTGCTGGCCGTGATGGTGGGCCTCTTCAAGGCACGGGCGCCCCTGGCGTGGCACTGGGACGTGCCGGTGGTGCTCGGCCTCACACTGCCGGCGCTCGTGGACTGGGCGGTGGGCCGCTTCCGTCCGGCCAGTGGCTCCAACGCCGTGCGCACCCTCACCGGGGTGCTGCTGGGCGTGGCGCTCGGCCGTTCGTTGTTCATCCACGTGCAGAGGCCCCTGCCGGCGGCGCTGCTGTGGCAGGCCGGATTGGTCGCGGTGGTCGCGCTCCCCGTCCTGTTCGCCACCTCCAGAGGGCCGAGGAACGAGTAG
- a CDS encoding RNA polymerase sigma factor — MLAFRAGDARAFEVLVRRHRTPVFNFILRFTSHRARAEDVLQETWLKVVRSAPEYEAKAKFTTWLYTIARNLCVDSARKESYRQTASLEAPTTGAEGDEGRSLGEALPDEGMSPERGAYNARVRPLLERALASLPEEQREVFVLREYSGIPFKEIAEVTGVSENTVKSRMRYALEGLRRRLAELGVDGDLAEDGRTVAG; from the coding sequence ATGCTCGCCTTTCGGGCGGGGGATGCGCGTGCGTTCGAGGTGCTGGTGCGCAGGCACCGGACACCGGTGTTCAACTTCATCCTCCGTTTCACCAGCCACCGTGCCCGGGCGGAAGACGTGCTGCAGGAGACGTGGCTGAAGGTGGTGCGCAGCGCGCCGGAGTACGAGGCGAAGGCGAAGTTCACCACCTGGCTCTACACGATTGCGAGGAACCTCTGCGTGGACAGCGCGCGCAAAGAGAGCTACCGGCAGACGGCCTCGCTGGAGGCGCCCACGACGGGTGCCGAGGGCGACGAGGGCCGTTCCCTGGGTGAGGCCCTGCCGGACGAGGGGATGAGCCCGGAGCGCGGCGCCTACAATGCCCGCGTGCGGCCGCTGCTGGAGCGCGCGCTGGCCAGCCTTCCGGAGGAGCAGCGCGAGGTCTTCGTGTTGCGCGAGTACAGCGGTATCCCCTTCAAGGAGATCGCTGAGGTAACAGGAGTGTCCGAGAACACGGTGAAGAGCCGCATGCGCTATGCCCTCGAGGGGCTGCGCCGGAGGCTGGCCGAGCTCGGAGTGGACGGCGACCTGGCCGAGGACGGAAGGACGGTGGCGGGATGA
- a CDS encoding zf-HC2 domain-containing protein, which yields MKPQGSHAHEDRLLDFAYDELPPTEARQMELHVQGCARCTEALHGIRGVRTTMSRLPLEAAPDTGLESLMAYAQQAARRSAAGPEPAPRWWRRLLAPALGMAAVGVFGVVVLQVNREVDLSPVQSKKEVARDQVAPQSKDVASPTPAAPTAAPGFSKAEQLHAEFDEEVRAKSTQKKAPAPQKPMRRAEERADWSNAGAGSPGGFPEKKVALGDDEDLGAFGGLSTKGVSSSKRGAAKSKSMPLPSTAQRAEPSQDWDEAPAQELMAGAPTTGGPIPGESQQATEYAPSGSVMKISGSTARPASVASVASANDDYAQRQAPGRAQAPAAMPPPPPPAPAEQPPMAAVTVAQAEGVDAQKTEEAESARGKASAGRNTPSPAELLRQADVASRSGDKVQEAAFLRAALSAGAQGAQRLDALSRLCEAEFDLGRRQSAIEICRRLMAEAPGSRVARQAQRRLESEQPSPADEADSESKSAAPATK from the coding sequence ATGAAGCCCCAGGGCAGCCATGCACACGAGGATCGGCTGTTGGACTTCGCCTATGACGAGCTCCCGCCCACGGAGGCTCGTCAGATGGAACTGCACGTGCAGGGCTGTGCGCGCTGCACGGAGGCACTCCACGGCATACGAGGGGTGCGCACCACGATGTCCCGGCTGCCGCTGGAGGCCGCGCCGGACACGGGGTTGGAATCGCTGATGGCGTACGCGCAGCAGGCCGCGCGCCGGTCCGCGGCGGGACCCGAGCCGGCGCCCCGTTGGTGGCGCCGCCTGCTGGCGCCCGCGCTGGGCATGGCGGCCGTGGGTGTGTTCGGCGTGGTGGTCCTCCAGGTGAACCGGGAGGTGGACCTGAGCCCGGTGCAGAGCAAGAAGGAGGTCGCGCGGGATCAGGTCGCTCCGCAGAGCAAGGACGTGGCGAGCCCCACGCCCGCCGCGCCCACCGCCGCGCCGGGGTTTTCCAAGGCCGAGCAGCTCCACGCGGAGTTCGACGAGGAGGTGCGCGCCAAATCCACGCAGAAGAAGGCGCCGGCGCCGCAGAAGCCCATGCGCCGCGCGGAGGAGCGGGCGGACTGGTCCAACGCGGGGGCGGGCAGTCCGGGAGGCTTCCCGGAGAAAAAGGTCGCGCTGGGGGACGACGAGGACCTGGGGGCCTTTGGTGGACTCTCGACGAAGGGAGTCTCGAGCTCCAAGCGTGGCGCGGCCAAGAGCAAGAGCATGCCCTTGCCGTCGACCGCGCAGCGTGCCGAACCCAGTCAGGACTGGGATGAGGCTCCGGCGCAAGAGCTGATGGCGGGGGCTCCTACGACCGGGGGCCCCATTCCTGGCGAGTCCCAGCAGGCCACGGAGTACGCGCCGTCTGGCAGTGTGATGAAGATCAGCGGCTCCACGGCGCGTCCGGCATCCGTGGCGAGCGTGGCCTCCGCGAATGATGACTACGCGCAGCGGCAGGCCCCGGGACGAGCCCAGGCTCCCGCCGCCATGCCGCCGCCACCTCCTCCAGCGCCGGCGGAACAGCCTCCGATGGCCGCTGTGACCGTTGCTCAGGCGGAGGGTGTGGATGCCCAGAAGACCGAGGAGGCGGAGAGTGCTCGTGGGAAGGCCAGCGCCGGGAGGAACACTCCTTCGCCGGCGGAACTCCTGAGGCAGGCCGATGTGGCCTCGCGCTCCGGGGACAAGGTGCAGGAGGCTGCCTTCCTGCGAGCGGCACTGAGCGCTGGAGCCCAGGGGGCGCAGCGATTGGATGCGCTCTCCCGGCTGTGTGAGGCGGAGTTCGATCTGGGCCGTCGGCAGAGTGCCATCGAGATCTGCAGGAGGCTGATGGCGGAGGCGCCCGGCTCACGAGTGGCCCGGCAGGCACAGCGTCGGCTGGAGAGCGAGCAGCCATCTCCGGCGGACGAAGCCGACAGCGAGTCCAAGAGCGCG